From the Cyanobacteriota bacterium genome, the window TGGTGCCATGGGTGAAACCTTGGGCAAGTTTCTTAGTGCTGCTGCCCAAAATCCGCAACTGTCTCGACTGCGCCCAACATTTAATGCCAATACTCCCCAAATCTCGGTAGAGGTCGATCGGGTTAAGGCCAACGCTCTACAAGTTTCCCCTCAAGATATTTTCAATACCTTGCAGATTTTCCTTGGCTCCACCTATGTCAACGATTTCAACCAGTTTGAGCGCACCTACCGAGTGTATGTGCAAGCAGACCAGAGGTTTCGTGCCAATCCTGAAGACATCAACAAGCTGTATGTTCGATCGCGGCGGGGTGAGATGATCGCCCTCAGCAATCTAGTCACGGTGAAGCAGACCATTGGCCCCTCTATCATTAGCCACTACAATCTGTTCCGCTCCATTGAGATTACTGGCGCTGCTGCACCTGGTGTCAGTTCTGGGCAAGCGATTAAAGCGATGGAATCGATCGCCAAGCAAGTATTACCTAGGGGCTTTGGCTTCCAATGGTCAGGACTATCTCTAGAGGAGGTCGAGTCTGGCGGACAGGCTATCTTGATCTTTGGCTTGGGGGTTGTCTTTGTGTACCTCACCCTAGCCGCCCAATACGAAAGCTATATTGACCCGTTAGTCATCATGCTGACCGTGCCTCTGGCCATCTTAGGGGCGTTGTTTGCAGTGCTGGTGCGGGGCTTAACCAATGATGTATACACCCAAATTGGCTTTGTTATGTTGATTGGGATGGCGAGTAAAAATGCCATTTTGATCGTGGAATTTGCCAATCAACTGCGGGCTGAGGGTTGGCCAATTACAAAGGCAGTGGTTGAAGCCTGTAGAGAACGATTACGGCCTATTTTGATGACTGCCATTTCTACCATCATTGGTGCTGTGCCGCTGTTTATTGCCTCTGGGGCAGGGGCAGCCGCCCGTCGATCACTGGGCACTACTATCATTGGGGGCATGGGCATTGCGACTCTCCTAAGTTTGTTTGTGGTTCCTGTCTTGTATATTGTGATCAAGTCGGCTGAAGCCCGCTTCTATGAGCGTCGCCAACTCGCGGCAACTGTAGCCATGGATGTTACAGGCCACGCCTATACCAATGACCACTATGGCGACAATGGTTACTACAACGGAACTAGCAGTAGCAAAATTTCCTCCACAGACCACCAGTATCCTGATCTCAGCAATAAAGCCGATGCTAAATCCAGCAGAGCTAGTGATCACAGTTACCCCGATTGAGCACCCTTGACCATGCAGCAGGATGCTCAGTTCGACTCTACAGGACAGTATCGCTATAGCCTGTGGCGACAGTGGAATGCCGAGGGCGATCGCCTAGTTTTTATCATGCTGAATCCCAGCACTGCCGATGCTCAGCACAATGACCCCACCATTCGTCGCTGTCTAGGGTTTGCCCGGCGATGGGGCTATGGCTGCTTGGTGACGGTCAACCTGTTTGCCTACCGCACGCCCTATCCTCACCATCTCTGCCGGGTTCCTGACCCCGTGGGGCCAGAGACCGATCGCTATCTGCTTCAGGCCGTGCATCAGGCCGATCGGGTGATTGCTGCTTGGGGGAATGCAGGTCAGCTCTGGCGCGATCGGGTGTGCCACGTGCTGCACTTAGTTACACCTAACATCCCCCTGTGGTGCCTAGGACTCACAACCCTTGGACAACCACGCCACCCCCTCTACGCCAAAGCTGACTCAGTTCCTATTCCTTGGGATGGGAGGATAGGGACTAGCCCCAGTCGTTGACGATCGCCGATCGCGGTAAGCTGAATTAACTGCCAAATTCTACCCAGCATACCGTGAGCCGTATCCACAACATGACCAAAACCACCAAAGACCTAGGCAAATTAGGGGAAGATTTAGTGGCCCGTTGGCTAGTGGATCAAAGTTGGCAGGTTGTAGCCCAAGGCTGGCACTGTCGTTGGGGTGAGTTAGATATCGTTGCTCACCACGCGGCAGACGCAACCCTAGCCTTTGTGGAAGTCAAAACCCGCAGCCGGGGCAACTGGGATATGGATGGCCTGTTAGCCATCACCCCACAAAAACAGCAAAAGCTGTGGCAGGCAGCCCAGCTATTTCTGGCAGACTATCCTGACCTGGTAACCTCGGCCTGTCGCTTTGATGTAGCCCTAGTACACTGTCGGCCTATACCTGTGCCCTCTGCATCAACACGATCGCCCCTCCTATCGGTAATCACCAATCCAACACCGATGCAACTAGGGCAGCTTCAGCTAGGGCAGCCCGTGGATTACCATGGCTATCGTCTCGTCCTACAGGATTACATCATCGCTGCATTTGATAGTATTTGAGCAACCTATGGCTAGCAAAGAACCTAGCCTACTCTAGGCCATCAATCCCCAGTGGGGAGTAGCGCACACGCAACACCAACCCTAGGGTGATTTGTTTTGCAATCCAGTACAAGCTAGCCAAAATCAAGCATGTGACCACCATAACTAAGACAGAGCGCTGACTGGTCAGGTCATCTAGGGTGCTGATCAGGACATTGCCAGGGTCAGTGACTAAATCCCAACTGTGGAAGCGGCGAAATCTACCCAAATAGATGCCGATCGCGCATAGGGTATGGGTTGCCAACTCAGACCAATGAATGTAGCGATCGTGCTACGCCGCTAGGCATCCGTTGCTCCGCCATCCCCTGCCAACTGTGCCAACATTGCCTGGGTGAGGGGATGATCGGAGAGTTCCCCCGCCTGCCCCGCCACCACCGCTGCTTGCAGACAGGTACGGAAATTGTTCCGCACTGTTTGGGTGCTGGGATGGTCTTGCCCCAACACCTGAAGCAAAATCTCCAGACTACGGACATAGCGGGGTTCCGCCTCGGCGTAGCGCCCCAGGGCACGGTACAACTCAGCCAGATTGTTACTGGCCTTGGCTACCCCTAGGTTGTTCCCTAGGGTTTGGTAAAGCTGGAGTGCCTCTTGGTATGCCTGCTCGGCCCTGGGGTAGTCGAGATGAGATTTATAAGCCTGCCCCAGTTGGTGCAGCAGGTCGGCGCGGCTGGGGCTGGGGCTGCGATACTCTTGCAGCAGGCGATGCAACAGGTCAAACCGTTCGGGGGCGACGGGCAACAGCCGCTGGGTGTTGGCAATGGGCACTAGGGCAGACAGAGCTTGGTCGGGGGGAGGCAGGTCACTAGGCAGGCGCACCTCCATGGATTTCCAGGCCCAGACATCGGGTGCAAACTGGGCAAAGCGAGTAACAGCATAGCTGGGCAGCCAAAACAGCACAGGATAGGGGAGTTGGCGGGCATAGGTGTCGCGGGCAAAGTTAAAGTTGCTAAGCAGGGGGGGATGGTCGCCGTAGCCGCCGATCGCCCGTTCTAGCCCTGTCAGCAGCAACACCGGCTTTTTCTCTGGCACCAGAGGCACCTGCTTAAGGGCAGTGGTGATGGCATCGAGTAGGTAGCGCAGGTCAGGCTGGTCAAGGTGCAGGAGCACCCACTGGATGTGGGCAGTGTCAGCCCGGTGGGTCAAGGCTTGGATGGCTAGGGTGCGATCGCGCTCCAGATCAACCTCCACGATGCCCACGGTAAACCCCTCCGATAGGTCGGCAAACAGGGCAATCTTGTCCAGCGCCTTGGCATGACGGGCAACAAAGGCTGGCTCCAGCATGGCTAGCTCAGCCAGATCACTGGGATTGGGTGAGGGCAGCGAGGGCTTGTTGGAAAGCATTGATGTTCAAAACGGTAGGATGGGGATAGTTCCAGCGTTGCTGACCGTTATATTCCAGCACGGCGGTGTTAAACAGGGTTTGTTGGCCAATGTCATCATTGGTTGCTCGTTTGGTGCGATAGGTTGCGGCAATCGCGGGGTAGTGGGCAGCGGGAATTTGCCGCTCAAAACTAAACTGCAATTGCTTGATGGCATAGTCCACATCATCGGTTTGCAGGGTCGAGTGTCCCCGTCCGATCGCTGTTAGGCAAGCTTCTCGCATCATCTGCATCAGGTGGCGCACATGCCCCTCCACTGGCTTTGATCATCTGGTACAGTTCCTGCTCCGAGGCAAAGATTTTAGAGGTGTCCATGCGCCGTTCTAGCAAATTAACCAAGGCTTGCAGCCCAGCCTCGTTGTAGTCGAGGCGATCGGCGGTTTGGGCAAACTCGTAGATGTTGACCATCGGCACAATGGTGGGTCTGTCAAAATCGGTGCCAATTCCCCGTGGTGAGTAGAGGGTAGAAATGGGGACAGTGTAGACAATGGTGCAGCGCAGTTCTTGCACCTGAGCCGCATAGTCAAAAAATAGACGATTGGCCACATGGGGCGGGCAGCGATCCAGGTTATCCAGGATGATTAAAATTCCCTTGTACTCAGGATATTTCTACCGCAGCTTGCGGGTGCAATCATCCAGCAACAGATTGACATTAAACTTCAGCCGAGAAAAATCCTGTTCTAGGTCGCGGCGAATTGTGGTTTTGGTTTTGGCACCCCCCTTAATCTGGGAGGTGAGTTTTGCCAGCAGCTTAGCCAAAAATGGGATAGGAAACGGACTCTCGCCCCCCAAGGTCACTTCACCTTCGATGGCGATCGAGCTTTCTACAGATTTCTCCGTTTCTTGGGTCACCTCGGCAAACCAGCCTGCAATGTTATCCAAAATATCCTGGGCAACCCGGATCCCCAACCGCCGCATTTCATACTCCACATACTAGGCAATCAGCAGGTACAAATCGACATATTCCACATCGTTAATATCCGTCACCTCATCGGCTTCCAGATAAACCACATGGTAGAAGCGCTTCCAGTCACGCTCCAGCAGATGCAGTTCTGTGCTTTTGCCACAACCCCGGTGCCCCGTAAACAAAATCGTGCTATGTTCCTCTGGCTCCTGCAAATCTAGCTGAGAGGTGATGTTCATCATTGCCTCAGTCTTGCGGGCATCGCCAAGCTGCACATAGTAGCGATCGAGGTCATCCCCCTCCAGAGGTTTTAGATCACAGAGGCGATAGGCTGCACGCAGATTGGTAGCTCGCTCAGCGGGCAATGAACCCATAACATAGCACTTGTAAGGAATGCAATGCTATTCAGTATAGCCTAAACCCAGTTACCACCTGATCAACTAACCATCCCTTGGTCTGGGGTTGGTCTAGATTCAGCAGGGTATAGGGATACTGGTTCCTAATCTGTAGGAATTCCAAGTAGCAATGAGACAGTAAGCAGTACATTTGTTCTGGAGAGCAACACCTTTTTGTGAAGGTACTGGCAACTTGCACCGTCCCGTCAGTATCCGCCCCCACCCTTGTATAGTCATTCCAGGTTAGCAGAGACGTTCGCAGCTACTCTCCCTCACTTTGGGAGAAGGAGGGTTGGGGTAAGGGCAACTGTTTCAAGCTAGGTTGAAACGGCCATATCTTGCTCTCTTCCCCAGCTAGGGGTCAAAAACCCCCCATCCACAGACACCGACCAGGGTTACATCAAGTCCCCTTAGCCTTGGGTTTATAGGTGGAAGCAACATAAAGTTCCTTTAACTGCTGCGGATCTACGTCAGAGGGAGCATTGGTCAACAGACAGCGAGCTTGCTGGGTTTTGGGGAAGGCGATCGCATCCCGAATCGACTCTTCCCCCGCTAGCAGCATGACCCAGCGATCGATCCCGTAGGCAATACCGCCGTGAGGGGGGGCACCATACTCAAAGGCTTCTAAGAAAAACCCAAACTTATCTTGAGCTTCCTCAGGCGAGAGGCCAATTAGCTCAAACACTTGGGTCTGTAGCTCTGGCTGGTGGATACGGACACTGCCACCGGCTGCCTCAAAACCGTTGAACACCAAATCATAGGCTAGGGAGCGAGCAGTCTTGAGGTCGTCAACATCTTCTGGGTAGGGAGCTGAGAAGGGGTTATGGGCAGCATCGAGGCGCTTTTCCTCTGGAATCCATTCAAACATAGGAAAGTCTACTACCCACAGCAGGTTAATGGCCTCTGGGTCAATTAAGCCTAGTTCTCGTCCCAAGCACTGCCGTAGGCGATCCAGCGTTTTGTTAACCGTTGCCTTGTCACCTGCTCCAAACAACAGCAAGTGTCCAGCCTGTGCCCCCGTTCGTTGCAAGATTGCCTGCTTCTGGGCATCCGTCAGATTGTCTTTAATAGCGCCGATCGTGTCAATCTCGCCATCTGCACGCACGCGAATGTAGGCCAGACCCTTGGCTCCCATATCCGTAGCTTCTTTGAACAGGTCTCCACCCGGTTTAATGCGCACATTTGACACCAGATCGTTGCCACCAGGTATGGGCAAAATCTTAACAATGCCGCCCTTGGCCACAGCTTCTGCAAACACCTTGAAGCCAGAGTCTTTGACCACATCAGACACATCCACCAACTCTAGCCCAAAGCGCGTATCAGGCTTGTCAGAGCCATAGCGATCCATAGCTTCTTGGTAAGTCAGCCGGGGAAAGGGACGGGGATAGTCAATGCCCTTTAGGGTTTTCAGCAGATGGCAGACCAAGCCCTCATTCAGCGCCAAGATTTCATCCCGCGTCATGAAGCTCATTTCCATATCCAACTGGGTGAATTCTGGCTGACGATCGGCACGCAAGTCTTCATCCCGAAAACAGCGAGCAATTTGGTAATAGCGATCGACCCCCGCAATCATGAGAATCTGCTTGAACAGTTGGGGCGACTGGGGCAAGGCAAACCATTCGCTAGGATTCACCCGCGAGGGCACCAAATAGTCTCGCGCTCCCTCTGGAGTAGACTTGGTAAGGATGGGGGTTTCCACCTCTATGAACCCTTCTACGTCCTCCAGATAGCGACGGATGGCCTTAACCAGCTCATGGCGCAGTTTTAGATTTTGGCTCATGCGCTCTCGCCGCAGGTCTAGGTAGCGGTAACGCAGGCGCAACTCTTCCCGCACGGGTTCTGCTTCAGCACTCGATACCTGAAAAGGCAACTGACGGCGAACGCTGTTCAACACTTCGATGTAATCGGCGTAGATTTCCACCTCGCCCGTAGCCAGTTTAGGGTTTAGGGACTCGTCTGGTCGTTGGGTAACTCGTCCTATTACCTTGACCACGTATTCGTTGCGCAAGGATTCAGCCAGGTGGTAAGAGTCAGGGGTGCGGTTGGGATCGCTGACAATTTGGACGATGCCCGACCGATCCCGCAGGTCGAGAAAAATTACTCCACCGTGATCTCGGCGACGATCAACCCACCCAAACAAGGTAACGGTTTCACCAATGTGCTCGGCATTGAGTTGACCACAATAGTAGGTACGCATGGCTTCGAGAGATATCCAAATCGGCAGAGTTAACTAGCCTATTCTACTGGTTGCCAGTGGTTCTTTTCATGGCTATCGTCACCAAGATATCACCTTGTCACAGCCGACAAGCACCACACCAAGTTTTCGTGATCAGGCGATCGGCTTGGAAGACTGCCGTAGCTGTACCCTGAGACGTTCTCCAGCTATAGACCACCATGGGAGCACCCTCAGCCGTCTGGGTACGCATTTGTTCCTGCCCTGGATGCCCGAAGATGGCTTGGGCTGCTTTTAGGGTCATGCCAGACTCTAGACGGTTGAAGGCCGTTGCCATGGTGGTGCTGGTAACCACAGGCATGGGCGATGAGGTTGTCAGGACAGCATTGGGATCACTGACTACTAGGGGATTAGGACTGGGGGGCGTAATTTCAGAATGCCGAAGTCCAGAGATTTTGGCAACCAGTCGATCGTTAATGAAATAAAGGGTGACGTCTCCGTTCTGGAACTGCCACTGATAGGCGGTTTGCACACCTGAGGCTACGGTCTGGCGATTTAGGGCGCGATCAGGCTGGCCAATTTGCTTCACCACAGCAGTCAGCGTCATCCCTGAAGCCAGCGCTTCATAGTTCTGGGCATCCAGCGATCGCTCTCGATTGCTAGTGGGAACCGCCGAGGGTAGGGTAATACCAGTGTCTTGGTTGCTAGAGGTGGGGGTGCTGTTGGTCGCCGGTTGAGAAACTGGGGCATTGCTGGTCGGCTGGTCAGCACAGTAGGCCACTCCACTGCGCAGATCAATCCGAACATTGGTGCAGTCTAGGGTTTGGCTGTGGGCAATCGATAGGGTGAGCTGGGGAACCAGCGCCATGAGCAATCCCAACCATAGCAGCCAGCAAACCTTAGCAGGACGAGAGTTCAGGGCAAATGTTTTGGAGTGTTGCATTATTAACATAACCCTTGGACACTTAGGCATAGTCACCCTACAGTGGTATCACACCTTAGTTGAAATGAGACGGTTTATGCAGAGTAGCAACCGCTTGGTTCTGTGGCAACAGGTCTGGGGACTAGCAGCAGTGCAGGGGGCAATTTCTCTTTGCTGGTTGTTGTATCGGCTATATCTCCCCCAGCTTCTAGTACAGTTTGGCCTGTCACCGGGTTTGGAGCGTCCCCTCTTGATTGTGGAAGACATGATTGCGACAGCCATAGAGCCTGTGATGGGAGGCTTGTCCGATCGCGCCCAATATTGGCTAGGCAGTCGCTTTCCTTTGATTGCTATGGGGGTCATTGCAGCCGCCTCGCTGTTCATTAGCATTCCAGCAATCGTCCTCCTAGGGCAACCCTCCCGATTTCTTCAGATTACGTTGCTGATTGTACTGGTAGGCTGGGCACTAGCCATGGCATCATTCCGTAGCCCCGTCACTTGTCTACTAGGCATCTACGCTACGGTTACTACTCTGCCGCAGGCGGCAAGTATCCTCACCCTGACTGGCAGTTTAGTAGGAGCACTGCGCCCACTAGCTTCCAGCATGATTCTGGGTTTGGGGCCAGCGCTTACCTTTACCATCGGCTCTGTTAGCCTATTAGCTGCCTCTGCTGTGCTCCGGGCCGTCCATCCACCTTTTATGACCACCCCAAGTGAGACATCCCATGCAGACTCAGCTAGTTCTCCGCGATCGCTACCCAGCCCTATGCCGTGGCTNNNNNNNNNNCTAATCCTGCTGGCCCTTGCAGGGTTAGGAGCATCGTGGGGCATTCGCTTGCTGCTAGGAGAAATCTTTCCACGGCTTTTGACGATCAGTGTCCCTAACCTGAACTTGACTATAGTAATGGGACTGGTGTCGATCGTCCTTGGGGTTGTGGCCATACCCTTGGGAATTGCTGCCACCCGCTGGGGTAATCACCGCTTGATGCTTGCTAGCATCGTCACCATGATCGCTGACCTGGGGATCACCTTGATGAACCAGCAGCCGATCGTAGTCGGGCTTGAAGTCATCATCCTAGTTGTAGCAACTAGTACAGTCTTGAATGGTGTGATTCCCTTGGCGCTATCTGTTATGCCCCCAGAGCGGGGTGGCTTGGGAATTGGCTGCTATTTTGGCGGCTTCACCGCAGGTATGGCCCTATTCAACACCCTAATCGTCAAATCGGGTGATTTAGCCTTTGATATTGTTGCTCGCCTAGCGATCGTTGCCTTTGCGGTTGCAGGCTTGGGGATATTGTTTGCAGGAGACAATCGCTCCCAGCACCCTACAGCCCAACCGTCAGCCTAGAGCTTTGGATAGCGCTGGCGTTGATAGGCCAGTAATCCTGCCCCTGCTAGCGCTAACCCAGCAACTGTCATTGGCTCTGGAATGGCCGCACCACCTCCGGGCACAGGTTCTCCATCATCTGGTGGATTCAGCAATACTGGCCCTACCCAGTTAGAGTCAAGTGCCTTAACGCCATAAGCATAATCGACACTAGGGCCATAGTCTGAACGAGACCGAGAGGCAATATCAACCCGATGAATGGCAACCAACGGTTTACCATCGTTCCAAATCTCAGCGTATAGATAATTCACGGCACTGCCGTAAACCGGATAGTAGGCTGACGTAACTGGGAATTCGTACTGGTTGATGTAGCCACCGTATAGGTCAGCTAGACTGTAGGTTCTGCCGCGATGGGCTAGAAAAAAATCCACAAACTGCCATTCCCGCTGCCGATAACTAAACGCACTGCTATTGTCCGTAACATCGATTCTGGGATTGTCAAGATCGATCGTTACTCGCCCTTCACTCACAGCCCCATCCTGCCAAGTAACTGTAAACTGATACAGCCCATAGGCTTGAGCAGCATTTGCCCCAAAAGTGGCTATGCCTAAGACCAGGCTGAAAATTGATGCTTTAATGCTTGCAATCATACGTAATACCCTTGCTACATCGTTGGCAACAGCGTTGGCAACACTGCTGTTTGACAATCGGCTTCAACTCTTGGCCACCTACGCCGAGCATCCATATTCACCCAAGATGCTCTAAACATATTGCCAGGCCTGTAGACTCAACCCCGGTAGACTTAGGCAAACAATACTCCAGACAGAATCCATCAACAGTCACAAAACATCTAAATGCTTACCACATCTTTACAAAAAACGGTAGATTCCCTATGGCGCTTCATTGAATTTTCACTAGCTGCACACTCTGTGCTCAGTAATTCTACGAGCAAACCCTCTGAACCAGATATAGCAATACACAATCTTGTTAGGACGTTGTAGTGAGAACTTAAGTCCTTACTATGAGCCATACCAGCAAGCCCCTTGTCTTGATCAACCAGTTTTTGCTATGGCTGCGTTGCTGCTGTCCACACACGACTTTTTCAGCCCAGTAGAATCAAGTTGAGGTTGGGATCAACCTATTTCTGAGCATCTAATCTGCTCATCCCTTGCAGTAAGGGCGTAAAATCTAGTCAGCTTGATTATTAAACAACGAATTCAATACAACATCAGTTTTTAGGAGCATAGCCTTGAACGCAACCCCACTTAAGACCGCTAAATCAGAAGAAATCTTTGCTGCTGCCCAAAAGCTTATGCCAGGAGGCGTGAGTTCGCCTGTGCGGGCATTTAAGTCCGTGGGTGGCAACCCGATCGTGTTCGATCGTGTACAGGGTGCCTACATTTGGGATGTAGACGGTAACCAGTACATTGACTACGTGGGCACGTGGGGGCCTGCCATCTGTGGTCATGCCCATCCTGTGGTGATAGAAGCTCTGCAAGCAGCACTGCACAAGGGCACTAGCTTTGGTGCGCCCTGTGTCTTAGAAAACGTATTAGCCGAGATGGTGATTGACGCGGTGCCCAGTGTAGAAATGGTGCGATTTGTCAACTCTGGTACAGAAGCCTGCATGTCTGTGCTGCGACTCATGCGGGCATTTACAGGCCGGGAAAAACTGATTAAATTTGAGGGCTGCTATCACGGTCACGCAGACATGTTTCTCGTTAAGGCTGGCTCTGGCGTGGCCACATTAGGCTTACCTGACTCCCCCGGTGTGCCTAAGTCTGTAGCTAGTAACACTCTCACTGCACCCTTCAACGACCTAGAGGCTGTCAAAGCCCTGTTTGCCGGAAATCCTGACCAGATTGCTGGTGTGATTCTAGAGCCTGTGGTGGGCAATTCTGGATTCATCCCACCCGATGCGGGTTTTCTGGAAGGGCTACGGGAACTCACTCGTGACCACGGGGCACTCTTGACCTTTGACGAGGTGATGACTGGTTTCCGGATTGCCTACGGTGGCGCTCAGGAAAAGTTTGGGGTAACCCCAGACCTGACAACCCTAGGGAAAGTGATCGGGGGCGGATTACCAGTAGGTGCCTATGGCGGCAGACGCGACATTATGGCGATGGTGGCTCCCGCAGGGCCAATGTATCAAGCAGGTACGTTGTCAGGTAATCCCCTAGCAATGACCGCTGGCATTAAGACTCTGGAGCTATTGCAGAAACCAGGTACCTATGAACATCTCGATCGCATTACCAAGCGCCTTACCGATGGGCTGTTGCAAATCGCCAAGGAAACGGGTCATGCAGCCTGCGGTGGTCAGATTAGTGGCATGTTTGGCTTTTTCTTCACTGAGGGGCCAGTGCGCAACTATGAGGATGCTAAAGCGTCTGATCTGCAAAAGTTTAGCCGCTTCCACCGGGGTATGTTAGAGCAGGGCGTGTATTTAGCTCCCTCACAGTTTGAGGCTGGCTTCACCTCCCTAGCCCATACTGACGAAGACATCGATCGCACTCTAGCGGCTGCCCGCACAGTGATGGCGAGTCTGTAGGCTACCGGCCAGCGGTCAAAATCTGCTCTGCGGTCAAGGTCAAGGGGGGAAACGTAGGGGAGACGATCGTCGCTGTGCCCTCAAATCNNNNNNNNNNNNNNNNNNNNNNNNNNNNNNNNNNNNNNNNNNNNNNNNNNNNNNNNNNNNNNNNNNNNNNNNNNNNNNNNNNNNNNNNNNNNNNNNNNGCTGCATATTCCTGACGTTTCTCGATGTAGTCTCGACGGTAGTTGTCACTCTCTTCATCACCAGGGGAGACTACTTCTACCACCAACGCTGGGGCAGGCATTTCTAAGGTAATGAGCGATCGCTGATCACCCACTAAGGCTGCGGATCCTGCCTCGGTTAAAACGATCAAATCGGGGTATCGGCTCGTTGCCTTACTTCTAGGCGTTTCCAATTCTGTGCCACGGCGAAGTTGGGCTAAAGGCAGCAATCGGGAAAAGGTGACTAGCAGGAATAGGCCAATTAACACGTTGCGATCAGTCTCAGCCCCCATTTCCACTAGCACCCCATCCACCAGTTCATAGCGAGTCTCCGTGCCGTCGTCATAGTTCAGGTACTCCTCAAGGGTCATGGGGAGACGTATAGTGCTAGTCTGTAGCTTGCCAGAGGTGATCGTCATGGGCTGAATTGTCATCATCTCCACAGTTTTATCTTAAATCACCAGATTGCCCGCCAAGGTGCCAATGTCTCAAACCCACAGAAATCAACCTAGCGTCTCATCAGCAGTTCAGGGCATAATAATGTCATTTATGTAAACAGTTGTTACGTAACAGCCATGACTCATCCCTTCCTTGAGCGACTGCATCATCCCGATCGGCCTGTGATTGTTTTTGATGGGGCAATGGGCACCAATCTTCAGGCGCAAAACCTGACTGCTGAGGACTTTGGTGGAGCAGAGTATGAAGGCTGTAACGAGTATCTGGTTATTACCAAGCCTGAAGCTGTTGCTAGGGTACACCGAGACTTCTTGCAAGCGGGAGCTGATGTTATCGAAACCGACACCTTTGGGGGCAGCACCTTTGTGTTGGCAGAATACGGGCTAGGCGATCGAGCCTACGAGTTGAATAAGGCAGCGGCTGAACTAGCAAAGCGTGTTGCTGCTGAATTTTCTACCCCAGACAAGCCTCGTTTTGTAACTGGATCCATAGGGCCAGGAACCAAGCTGCCTACCCTAGGACATATCGATTACGACACCCTGAAGGCAGCATTCACCGTCCAAGCCGAGGGACTCTACGATGGCGGTGTGGATTTATTCACCGTAGAAACCTGCCAGGATGTATTGCAAATTAAAGCCGCCCTGAATGCCATCGAAGCAGTGTTTGCTCAAAAAGGTGAGCGCCGTCCATTAATGGTGTCAGTGACGATGGAAGTACAAGGCACCATGCTTGTTGGCACTGATATCAGTGCCGTGTTGGCTATCCTGGAACCTTACCCGATCGACATTCTGGGGTTAAACTGTGCAACTGGCCCCGATCGCATGGCTGACCACATTAAATACCTCACAGATCACGCCCCCTTCACTATTTCTTGCATTCCCAACGCAGGGCTGCCGGAGAACATCGGTGGTCACGCCCACTACAAACTCACCCCCATGGAACTACGGATAGCCCTACATCGGTTTGTGGAAGATTGGGGTGTGCAGGTGATTGGTGGTTGCTGTGGCACCCGTCCTGACCACATTGCCCAATTAGCAGAACTAGCCAAGGGCCTCAAACCCAAACCCCGCAATGTGCGCACCTATACCACTACCTCCGAACTTCGGCCAATATTTCACTACACCCCTGCTGCTGCATCCATCTATAGCGCCCAGCCTTACAACCAAGACAACTCATTCCTGATTGTGGGGGAACGCTTGAATGCTAGTGGAT encodes:
- a CDS encoding efflux RND transporter permease subunit, whose amino-acid sequence is GAMGETLGKFLSAAAQNPQLSRLRPTFNANTPQISVEVDRVKANALQVSPQDIFNTLQIFLGSTYVNDFNQFERTYRVYVQADQRFRANPEDINKLYVRSRRGEMIALSNLVTVKQTIGPSIISHYNLFRSIEITGAAAPGVSSGQAIKAMESIAKQVLPRGFGFQWSGLSLEEVESGGQAILIFGLGVVFVYLTLAAQYESYIDPLVIMLTVPLAILGALFAVLVRGLTNDVYTQIGFVMLIGMASKNAILIVEFANQLRAEGWPITKAVVEACRERLRPILMTAISTIIGAVPLFIASGAGAAARRSLGTTIIGGMGIATLLSLFVVPVLYIVIKSAEARFYERRQLAATVAMDVTGHAYTNDHYGDNGYYNGTSSSKISSTDHQYPDLSNKADAKSSRASDHSYPD
- a CDS encoding DUF1643 domain-containing protein translates to MQQDAQFDSTGQYRYSLWRQWNAEGDRLVFIMLNPSTADAQHNDPTIRRCLGFARRWGYGCLVTVNLFAYRTPYPHHLCRVPDPVGPETDRYLLQAVHQADRVIAAWGNAGQLWRDRVCHVLHLVTPNIPLWCLGLTTLGQPRHPLYAKADSVPIPWDGRIGTSPSR
- a CDS encoding YraN family protein, with the protein product MTKTTKDLGKLGEDLVARWLVDQSWQVVAQGWHCRWGELDIVAHHAADATLAFVEVKTRSRGNWDMDGLLAITPQKQQKLWQAAQLFLADYPDLVTSACRFDVALVHCRPIPVPSASTRSPLLSVITNPTPMQLGQLQLGQPVDYHGYRLVLQDYIIAAFDSI
- a CDS encoding DUF1361 domain-containing protein; this translates as MHWSELATHTLCAIGIYLGRFRRFHSWDLVTDPGNVLISTLDDLTSQRSVLVMVVTCLILASLYWIAKQITLGLVLRVRYSPLGIDGLE
- a CDS encoding tetratricopeptide repeat protein, which encodes MLSNKPSLPSPNPSDLAELAMLEPAFVARHAKALDKIALFADLSEGFTVGIVEVDLERDRTLAIQALTHRADTAHIQWVLLHLDQPDLRYLLDAITTALKQVPLVPEKKPVLLLTGLERAIGGYGDHPPLLSNFNFARDTYARQLPYPVLFWLPSYAVTRFAQFAPDVWAWKSMEVRLPSDLPPPDQALSALVPIANTQRLLPVAPERFDLLHRLLQEYRSPSPSRADLLHQLGQAYKSHLDYPRAEQAYQEALQLYQTLGNNLGVAKASNNLAELYRALGRYAEAEPRYVRSLEILLQVLGQDHPSTQTVRNNFRTCLQAAVVAGQAGELSDHPLTQAMLAQLAGDGGATDA
- the aspS gene encoding aspartate--tRNA ligase is translated as MRTYYCGQLNAEHIGETVTLFGWVDRRRDHGGVIFLDLRDRSGIVQIVSDPNRTPDSYHLAESLRNEYVVKVIGRVTQRPDESLNPKLATGEVEIYADYIEVLNSVRRQLPFQVSSAEAEPVREELRLRYRYLDLRRERMSQNLKLRHELVKAIRRYLEDVEGFIEVETPILTKSTPEGARDYLVPSRVNPSEWFALPQSPQLFKQILMIAGVDRYYQIARCFRDEDLRADRQPEFTQLDMEMSFMTRDEILALNEGLVCHLLKTLKGIDYPRPFPRLTYQEAMDRYGSDKPDTRFGLELVDVSDVVKDSGFKVFAEAVAKGGIVKILPIPGGNDLVSNVRIKPGGDLFKEATDMGAKGLAYIRVRADGEIDTIGAIKDNLTDAQKQAILQRTGAQAGHLLLFGAGDKATVNKTLDRLRQCLGRELGLIDPEAINLLWVVDFPMFEWIPEEKRLDAAHNPFSAPYPEDVDDLKTARSLAYDLVFNGFEAAGGSVRIHQPELQTQVFELIGLSPEEAQDKFGFFLEAFEYGAPPHGGIAYGIDRWVMLLAGEESIRDAIAFPKTQQARCLLTNAPSDVDPQQLKELYVASTYKPKAKGT